One Pichia kudriavzevii chromosome 3, complete sequence genomic window carries:
- a CDS encoding uncharacterized protein (PKUD0C06880; Pfam Domains: Oxidored_q6(1.8e-58)), which translates to MYTPTLSKLSLRSCSSIIKPSTRLFATSLVRNGSLTPNVLPTDTPVLSERPLSNVMDYAITSLDKAKDWARKSSFWPATFGLACCAVEMMHASTPRYDQDRLGIIFRASPRQSDIIIVAGTVTNKMAPALRMVYDQMAYPRWVISMGSCANGGGYYHYSYAVVRGVDRVIPVDIYVPGCPPTCEALLYGIFQLQKKMMDDTTGRMWYRSY; encoded by the coding sequence ATGTACACTCCAACTCTATCAAAATTGTCACTCAGGTCTTGTTCCTCTATAATCAAGCCTTCCACTAGACTGTTTGCAACCTCCCTGGTGCGCAATGGAAGTCTCACACCAAACGTCTTGCCAACAGACACGCCGGTGTTGAGTGAAAGACCTCTATCCAACGTGATGGATTATGCAATTACTTCCCTTGATAAAGCTAAAGATTGGGCTAGAAAATCCTCGTTTTGGCCAGCAACTTTTGGTTTGGCTTGTTGTGCCGTCGAAATGATGCATGCTTCCACTCCAAGATACGATCAGGATAGATTGGGTATTATTTTCAGAGCATCTCCAAGACAGTCCGATATCATTATTGTTGCAGGTACCGTCACCAACAAAATGGCACCGGCTCTAAGAATGGTTTATGACCAAATGGCATACCCTAGATGGGTCATTTCTATGGGATCCTGTGCTAATGGTGGTGGTTACTACCATTACTCCTATGCCGTTGTCAGAGGTGTCGATAGGGTCATACCGGTCGACATCTACGTGCCAGGTTGTCCTCCAACTTGTGAGGCCCTATTGTACGGTATCTTCCAactacaaaagaaaatgatggaTGATACTACCGGTAGAATGTGGTACAGATCTTACTAA
- a CDS encoding uncharacterized protein (PKUD0C06890; similar to Saccharomyces cerevisiae YGR081C (SLX9); ancestral locus Anc_3.409), translated as MAVKKRTTLRSKSSKRVGPNVASLDNEKQKKEKLLNKIAEKEVVTHTIKTKAHNDVPSDPNQAGISKSAIRRRKRKLRDQLRPKLTDDLLDALTESTNTVINKGEDGIEEVIISEKVKLDHTPNPQTKRGQMALFKLENEQFKEVLRNKQLRTGGLGALRDSILTNLANQD; from the coding sequence ATGGCAGTGAAGAAGAGAACGACTTTAAGAAGCAAGTCTTCCAAGAGAGTAGGACCAAATGTTGCCTCGTTGGACAACgagaagcagaagaaggagaagctTCTTAACAAGATTGCAGAGAAGGAGGTTGTTACACATACTATTAAGACCAAGGCACACAACGATGTTCCGAGTGATCCGAACCAAGCGGGGATCAGCAAGTCTGCGATCCGgaggaggaaaaggaaacttCGGGATCAGTTGAGGCCCAAGTTAACCGACGACTTGCTGGATGCTCTAACGGAGAGTACCAACACTGTTATCAACAAGGGCGAGGACGGCATTGAAGAGGTGATTATCTCTGAGAAAGTCAAGTTGGACCATACGCCGAACCCACAAACCAAGAGGGGACAAATGGCGTTATTTAAGCTAGAAAACGAACAGTTCAAAGAGGTGTTGAGGAACAAACAACTAAGAACTGGGGGGTTGGGTGCATTACGAGATTCGATACTGACCAACCTTGCAAACCAAGACTAG
- a CDS encoding uncharacterized protein (PKUD0C06900; similar to Saccharomyces cerevisiae YGR082W (TOM20); ancestral locus Anc_3.410), translating to MANAASVTFLTLAAGALGYCFYFDYQRRNNPEFRRAINAKKRQARKAEKLEREASRLEKTKFLKQKLTESLLSNPLNTTNKEQTFIDEVSRAEKLSAIVGKEVDAAIYFYRALSIYPDPTVILDIYQKSVPADIYEMIFLLTAIFPPANITNLLSESVLDAE from the coding sequence ATGGCTAACGCAGCATCCGTTACTTTCCTTACCCTTGCCGCAGGTGCACTAGGTTACTGTTTCTACTTTGACtaccaaagaagaaacaaccCGGAATTCAGAAGAGCAATTAATGCAAAGAAGAGACAAGCACGTAAAGCTGAAAAACTGGAGAGGGAAGCATCCAGATtggagaaaacaaaattcttGAAGCAAAAGTTGACAGAATCCTTGTTATCAAACCCATTAAATACTACCAATAAGGAACAGACTTTCATAGATGAAGTCTCGAGGGCTGAAAAATTGAGTGCAATTGTTGGCAAGGAAGTTGATGCTGCTATCTATTTCTACAGAGCTCTATCTATTTACCCTGACCCAACTGTCATCTTGGACATCTACCAAAAATCCGTTCCGGCTGATATTTACGAAATGATTTTCCTATTGACTGCCATTTTCCCTCCTGCTAATATCACCAACCTTCTAAGTGAATCTGTTTTGGATGCAGAATAA